Proteins encoded within one genomic window of Xiphophorus maculatus strain JP 163 A chromosome 11, X_maculatus-5.0-male, whole genome shotgun sequence:
- the LOC102231084 gene encoding transcription initiation factor TFIID subunit 1-like isoform X2 — MSDSDSDEDQDRPFSLTGFLFGNINEDGQLEGDSVLDNESKKHLAGLGTLGLGSLITEITANESENKEENRESVSVDSEGWVKSTDDAVDYSDISEVAEDETKKYHQAMGSLQPSRKTDDEDDYDADCEDIDSKLMPPPPPPSLPTPTKKEESPAGTNVGEEGDGIILPSIIAPSSTADKVDFSSSSDSESETERPCQGSGVLGPPDSLTLPLAGIMQKDAAKALPSVTQLFPEFKPGKVLRFLRLFGPGKNMPSVWRSARRKKKRKHRDPQPGTPPPEEDASEPSQEKKSGWIYEYALPPPPEQCLSDDEITMMAPVESKFSQTSGDADKETESRPRVAEWRYGPAQLWYDMLGVPEDGSNFNYGFKLKEDQPNEAEEQDLPKEVTEPPEEVLKEDDNMDVDDDGGDGDKVRRILENELFLMVTQLQWEDDIIWNGEDVKHKGTKTQRASLAGWLPSSMTRNANAYNAQQGLTRSNSQLVPPIPLPIPKASSISGSKREKSSHDNQASLEEDCSWFSIFPIDNEELVYGRWEDNIIWDDQEMDHFLMPPVLTLDPNDENIILEIPDEKEEATSHSPSKENKKETAIKKSRILLGKTGVIKDEPQQNMSQPEVKDPWNLSNDEFYYPKQQGLRGTFGGNIIQHSIPALELRQPFFPTHMGPMKLRQFHRPTLKKYSFGALAQPGPHAVQPLLKHIKKKAKMREQERQAAGGGDMFFMRTPQDLTGKDGDLILAEYSEEYPPLIMQVGMASKIKNYYKRKPGKDPGAPDCKYGETVYCHTSPFLGSLHPGQLLQAFENNLFRAPIYLHKMPETDFLVIRTRHGYYIRELVDIFVVGQECPLFEVPGPNSKRANTHIRDFLQVFIYRLFWKSKDRPRRIRMEDIKKAFPSHSESSIRKRLKLCADFKRTGMDSNWWVLKPDFRLPTEEEIRAMVSPEQCCAYYSMLVAEQRLKDAGYGEKSFFAPEEENEEDFQMKIDDEVRTAPWNTTRAFISAMKGKCLLEVTGVADPTGCGEGFSYVKVPNKPTQQKDDKEPQPVKKTVTGTDADLRRLSLKNAKQLLRKFGVPEEEIKKLSRWEVIDVVRTMSTEQARSGEGPMSKFARGSRFSVAEHQERYKEECQRIFDLQNKVLESTEVLSTDTDSSSAEDSDFEEMGKNIENMLQNKKTSSQLSREREEQERKELQRMLMGEESDRDNKGRKERRKGLSSALSTSSHKDDDTSSVTSLNSSATGRRLKIYRTFRDEDGKEYVRCETVRKASVIDAYTRIRTTKDDEFIRKFALFDEQHREEMRKERRRIQEQLRRLKRNQEKDKIKGPPEKKSKKVKERPDLKLKCGACGAIGHMRTNKFCPLYYQTNAPPSNPVAMTEEQEEELEKTVIHNDNEELIKVEGTKIVLGKQLIESADEVRRKSLVLKFPKQQLPPKKKRRVGSAVHCDYLNKPHKAIHRRRTDPMVTLSSVLEGIINDMRDHPNTYPFHTPVNAKVVKDYYKIINRPMDLQTLRENVRKRMYPSREEFREAVELIVKNSATYNGAKHPITQVAQSMLDLCDAKLKEKEDRLVRLEKAINPLLDDDDQVAFSFILDNIVTQKMMVVLDSWPFHHPVNKKFVPDYYKVIVNPMDLETIRKNISKHKYQNREIFLSDVSLIHANSIKYNGPDSPYTKTALEIVDVCKGTLAEYDEHLTQLEKDISTAKEAALDAADLESLDPMTPGPYTPQPADLFDSVASGSLPREPSSLFSEGPLLVAPEKRGGQGRHMRRPGEEDSDVDIEGFEEEDDGKPKTPAPAEDADGDLEDEDDEEMLLPPRRRLHDDDERGHGRSNHPAQSSVLYQDLLMSDGEDDASDEEGDNPFSGIQLSESGSDSEREVDIRPAPPRRAQDTARMGMEQDESMMSYEGVGNEHMEDSNISYGSYEETESRSQMQPSSMGNGEEYGISEEEEEDEEDEARRRGPAVLSQAQLSEDEDSEEFRSIGGDSDMDSDN; from the exons ATGTCTGATTCAGACAGCGATGAAGACCAAGACCGACCCTTTTCCCTCACTGGCTTCCTGTTTGGAAACATCAATGAAGATGGCCAGTTAGAGGGAGACAGTGTTCTGGACAAT GAGTCCAAGAAGCATCTTGCTGGTTTGGGGACGTTGGGTCTGGGCTCTCTCATCACCGAGATCACGGCCAATGAGAGCGAGAATaaggaggaaaacagagaatCTGTAAGCGTGGATTCAGAGG GTTGGGTGAAAAGCACAGACGATGCAGTGGACTACTCTGACATCAGTGAAGTTGCTGAGGATGAGACTAAAAAGTACCACCAGGCAATGGGGTCTTTGCAGCCCAGCAGGAAAACAG ATGATGAGGATGATTATGATGCCGACTGTGAGGATATTGACTCAAAGCTAATGCCTCCTCCACCACCGCCTAGTCTTCCTACTCCAACTAAGAAAGAAGAATCGCCCGCCGGTAcaaatg TTGGGGAAGAGGGCGATGGCATCATCTTGCCCTCCATTATTGCACCATCTTCCACTGCCGATAAGGTAGATTTCAGCAGCTCTTCAGACTCTGAGTCGGAGACGGAGCGGCCCTGCCAGGGTTCAGGAGTTCTAGGGCCTCCGGACAGTCTCACCCTTCCTCTTGCGGGCATCATGCAGAAGGATGCTGCCAAGGCGTTACCAAGTGTCACACAGCTCTTTCCAGAGTTTAAGCCCGGCAAG gtTCTTAGGTTTTTACGGCTGTTCGGTCCTGGTAAGAACATGCCTTCAGTTTGGAGGAGTGCCCGCAGGAAGAAGAAGCGGAAACACAGAGACCCTCAGCCGGGGACTCCTCCGCCAGAGGAAGACGCCTCAGAACCAAGTCAGGAGAAAAAGTCTGGATGGATTTATGAGTACGCACTCCCTCCACCCCCAGAACAGTGTCTCTCTGACGATGAG ATAACCATGATGGCTCCAGTGGAATCAAAGTTCTCGCAGACATCCGGGGACGCGGACAAAGAGACAGAGTCTCGACCTAGAGTAGCAGAATGGAGATACGGTCCGGCCCAGCTCTGGTACGACATGCTGGGAGTACCTGAGGACGGAAGCAACTTCAACTACGGGTTCAAACTCAAAGAAGATCAGCCCAATGAGGCTGAAGAGCAAGATCTGCCCAAAGAAGTAACGGAACCTCCTGAAGAG GTTCTGAAGGAAGACGACAACATGGATGTAGATGACGATGGTGGCGATGGAGATAAAGTGAGGCGAATTCTGGAGAACGAACTGTTCCTAATGGTCACTCAGCTCCAGTGGGAGGACGATATCATCTGGAACGGAGAAGATGTAAAACACAAGGGAACCAAGACTCAGAGAGCCAGCTTGGCAGGATGGCTCCCCTCCAGCATGACCCGAAATGCTAACGCTTATAATGCCCAGCAGG GTCTGACCCGAAGCAATTCCCAGCTGGTCCCACCGATACCTCTGCCTATTCCAAAAGCTTCCTCGATCTCTGGCTCGAAGCGGGAAAAAAGCAGCCACGACAATCAAG ccTCTCTAGAAGAAGACTGTTCGTGGTTTTCCATTTTCCCCATTGACAATGAGGAGCTGGTGTACGGCCGCTGGGAAGACAACATCATCTGGGACGACCAGGAGATGGATCACTTTCTCATGCCGCCGGTCCTTACACTGGATCCCAATGATGAGAATATAATACTGG AAATTCCCGATGAAAAGGAGGAGGCAACGTCTCATTCGCCGTCAAAGGAGAATAAGAAGGAGACGGCAATCAAGAAGAGTCGGATTCTGTTGGGGAAGACCGGCGTGATTAAAGACGAGCCACAACAG AACATGTCCCAACCTGAAGTTAAAGATCCCTGGAACCTCTCCAACGATGAGTTCTACTATCCCAAACAGCAAGGCCTGAGAGGAACGTTTGGTGGCAACATTATTCAG CACTCTATTCCAGCACTTGAGCTGAGGCAGCCCTTCTTCCCCACTCACATGGGTCCAATGAAGCTTCGGCAGTTCCATCGACCGACCCTGAAGAAATACTCTTTTGGAGCTTTAGCGCAGCCGGGTCCGCACGCTGTTCAGCCGCTGCTCAAACACATCAAGAAGAAAGCCAAG ATGCGAGAGCAGGAGCGGCAGGCGGCAGGCGGCGGAGACATGTTCTTCATGCGAACGCCGCAGGACTTGACCGGTAAAGACGGGGATCTGATCCTGGCGGAGTACAGCGAGGAATACCCGCCTCTCATCATGCAGGTTGGCATGGCGAGCAAGATCAAAAACTACTACAAAAGG AAACCCGGAAAGGATCCAGGAGCGCCTGACTGTAAATATGGAGAAACAGTTTATTGCCATACCTCCCCTTTCCTTGGTTCTCTTCATCCTGGTCAGCTTCTTCAG GCGTTTGAAAACAACCTCTTCCGTGCTCCAATCTACCTGCACAAGATGCCAGAGACGGATTTTCTCGTCATACGAACTCGACACGGCTACTACATCAGGGAGCTCGTGGACATTTTTGTCGTCGGTCAGGAGTGCCCGTTGTTTGAGGTTCCTGGTCCGAATTCCAAACGTGCCAATACTCACATCAGAGACTTCCTGCAG GTGTTCATTTACCGCTTGTTCTGGAAGAGCAAAGACCGTCCTCGGAGAATCCGCATGGAGGATATAAAGAAAGCTTTTCCCTCACACTCAGAGAGCAGCATCAGGAAGCGGCTCAAGCTCTGCGCTGACTTCAAGCGTAcag GAATGGACTCAAACTGGTGGGTGCTGAAGCCTGACTTCAGGTTgcccacagaagaagaaatcagAGCCATGGTTTCTCCAGAGCAGTGCTGCGCTTACTACAGCATGCTGGTTGCGGAGCAGAGGCTTAAG GATGCTGGGTATGGTGAGAAGTCTTTCTTTGCTCCAGAAGAGGAGAACGAAGAGGATTTTCAAATGAAGATCGATGACGAG GTCCGGACGGCACCGTGGAACACAACCAGAGCCTTCATCTCCGCCATGAAGGGGAAGTGTCTGTTGGAGGTCACGGGAGTGGCAGATCCCACTGGCTGTGGAGAAGGTTTCTCATATGTGAAAGTGCCAAACAAGCCCACTCAACAAAAA gATGACAAAGAGCCACAGCCTGTAAAAAAGACGGTGACCGGAACGGACGCTGACCTGAGGAGGCTCTCTCTGAAGAACGCCAAGCAGCTCCTTCGCAAATTTGGTGTGCCAGAGGAAGAG ATCAAGAAGCTTTCCCGTTGGGAGGTTATTGACGTGGTGAGGACCATGTCCACGGAGCAGGCACGTTCAGGCGAAGGCCCGATGAGCAAGTTCGCTCGAGGCTCTCGCTTCTCTGTCGCCGAACACCAGGAGCGCTACAAGGAGGAGTGTCAGAGGATCTTTGACTTGCAGAACAA AGTGTTGGAGTCCACAGAGGTGTTGTCCACAGACACAGACAGCAGTTCAGCTGAAGATAGCGACTTTGAGGAGATGGGTAAGAACATTGAGAACATGCTGCAGAATAAGAAGACCAGCTCACAGCTTTCCCGCGAGAGGGAGGAGCAGGAAAGGAAGGAACTGCAGAGGATGCTGATGGGCGAGGAGAGCGATCGTGACAACAAGGGACGCAAGGAGCGCCGCAAAGGCTTGT CCAGTGCCTTGTCCACCAGCTCCCACAAAGACGACGACACGTCCTCCGTCACCAGCCTGAACTCGTCGGCTACGGGGCGACGACTCAAGATCTATCGCACCTTCAGGGACGAGGACGGCAAAGAATACGTGCGCTGCGAGACGGTTCGTAAAGCGTCCGTCATCGACGCCTACACCCGGATCAGAACCACCAAGGACGATGAGTTCAT ACGAAAGTTTGCCCTCTTCGATGAGCAGCACAGAGAGGAGATGAGGAAGGAGCGCCGGCGTATTCAAGAGCAGCTCAGGAGGCTGAAGAGAAACCAAGAGAAAGACAAGATCAAAGGACCTCCGGAGAAGAAGTCCAAGAAGGTCAAGGAGAGACCAGACCTCAAG cTGAAGTGCGGCGCGTGTGGAGCCATTGGACACATGAGAACCAACAAATTCTGCCCGCTGTACTACCAAACCAACGCCCCACCCTCCAACCCGGTCGCCATGAcggaagagcaggaggaggagctggaaaaGACTGTGATCCACAACGACAACGAGGAACTCATCAAGGTGGAGGGCACTAAGATTGTACTGGGCAAGCAGCTCATTGAAAG TGCCGATGAGGTGCGCAGAAAGTCTTTGGTGCTCAAGTTTCCCAAGCAGCAACTACCACCAAAGAAGAAGAGACGCGTTGGCAGCGCCGTCCATTGTGATTACCTCAAT aaacCACACAAGGCAATCCACCGCAGACGCACCGACCCCATGGTCACCCTGTCATCGGTGCTGGAGGGAATCATCAACGATATGCGGGATCACCCCAAC ACGTACCCCTTCCACACACCGGTCAACGCCAAGGTCGTCAAGGATTACTACAAGATAATCAATCGGCCCATGGACCTGCAGACGCTGAGGGAGAACGTGCGGAAGCGGATGTACCCATCGAGGGAGGAGTTCCGGGAGGCCGTGGAGCTCATTGTCAAAAACAGCGCCACATACAACG gAGCGAAACATCCCATTACACAAGTGGCGCAGTCCATGCTTGACTTGTGTGATGCTAAGCTGAAAGAG AAAGAGGATCGGCTGGTGAGGCTGGAGAAAGCGATCAACCCCCTTCTGGATGATGACGACCAGGTGGCGTTTTCCTTCATCCTGGACAACATTGTGACTCAGAAAATGATGGTGGTTCTTGAT TCGTGGCCGTTTCACCATCCTGTCAATAAAAAGTTTGTGCCGGATTATTATAAGGTTATTGTAAATCCTATGGATCTGGAGACTATCCGGAAG AACATCTCCAAGCATAAATACCAGAATCGGGAAATATTCCTTTCAGATGTCAGTCTCATCCACGCCAACAGCATCAAATACAATg GTCCAGACAGTCCGTACACCAAGACCGCCCTGGAGATTGTAGATGTGTGCAAAGGAACCTTAGCAGAg TACGATGAGCACCTGACCCAGCTGGAGAAGGACATCTCTACAGCCAAGGAGGCAGCTCTGGACGCAGCAGACTTGGAGAGCCTGGACCCAATGACACCCGGGCCGTACACGCCGCAG CCTGCTGATCTGTTTGACAGCGTGGCTTCAGGGAGTCTACCCAGAGAGCCCAGCAGCCTTTTCTCTGAGGGACCTCTGTTGGTTGCTCCAGAGAAGAGAGGGGGGCAG GGACGGCACATGAGGAGACCAGGAGAGGAGGACTCAGATGTGGACATCGAGGGCTTCGAGGAGGAAGATGATGGGAAACCCAAGACTCCTGCTCCT GCAGAGGACGCCGATGGAGATCTGGAGGACGAAGACGATGAAGAGATGTTGCTGCCGCCTCGCAGGCGGCTGCACGACGACGACGAGCGAGGACACGGGCGGTCGAACCACCCGGCTCAGTCCAGTGTGCTGTACCAGGATCTGCTCATGTCTGATGGAGAGGATGACGCCAGCGACGAAGAAGGGGACAACCCGTTCTCTG GCATTCAGCTATCAGAAAGCGGCAGCGACTCTGAGAGGGAAGTGGATATCCGACCCGCGCCTCCGCGGAGAGCTCAGGATACGGCCCGCATGGGCATGGAGCAGGATGAGAGCATGATGTCGTATGAAGGGGTTGGTAATGAACACATGGAAGACAGCAACATCag CTACGGCAGCTACGAGGAGACGGAGAGTCGCAGTCAAATGCAGCCGTCCAGCATGGGAAACGGCGAAGAGTACGGCAtcagcgaggaggaggaggaagacgaggaagaTGAAGCGCGGAGAAGAGGCCCAGCTGTCCTGTCCCAAGCCCAGCTCAGCGAAGACGAAGACAGCGAGGAGTTCCGATCCATCGGAGGAGACAGTGACATGGACTCTGAT